The DNA window CGGACTATAACGACCCGGGAGAGTTGTGGCAGCCAGTGACAAGAGCCCGGACGCGAGGCTGCGGGCGACGCTCGCTGCGATAGCGCCCGGAACACCCTTGCGTGACGGACTCGAGCGAGTCCTTCGCGGTCGTACGGGTGCGCTCCTCGTTCTCGGGTACGACAAGGTCGTCGAGTCGGTGTCCACCGGCGGCTTCGCGCTGGACGTCGAGTTCAGCGCGACCGGGCTCCGCGAGCTCGCCAAGATGGACGGCGCGATCATCGTGGACCGGGACTGCACCCGGATCCTGCGCGCCGGCGTCCACCTGATGCCCGACCCGTCGATCCCGACGGTGGAGACGGGCACGCGGCACCGGACGGCGGAGCGGATCGCCAAGCAGACCGGCTTCCCGGTGGTGTCGGTGTCGCAGTCGATGCGGATCATCGGGCTGTACGTGGACGACATCCGCTACACGCTGGAAGACACCGGGCAGATCCTGTCCCGGGCGAACCAGGCACTGGCGACGCTGGAGCGGTACAAGCTGCGGCTGGACGAGGTGTCGGGCACGCTCTCGGCGCTGGAAATCGAGGATCTGGTCACGATCCGTGACGTGTCCGCCGTTGCTCAGCGGCTGGAGATGGTGCGGCGGATCGCGAACGAGATCCAGGGGTACGTGGTCGAGCTCGGTGTCGACGGCCGGCTGCTCTCGTTGCAGCTCGACGAGCTGGTGGCTGGGGTCGAGCCGGAGCGCGAGCTGGTGTCGCGGGACTACCTGCCGCACGTTGCCTCGCGGCGTCATCGCACGGTCGAGGACGCGCTGACGGATCTGGATGCCCTGTCGCCGGCCGACCTGCTCGACCTCGGGGCGGTGGCTCGTGCTCTGGGGCATGGGTCGGACGCCCTGGACGCGGCGGTGTCGCCACGCGGCTACCGCCTGCTGGCCAAGGTGCCGCGGCTGCCGGGGACCGTGATCGACCGGTTGGTGGATCACTTCGGGAGCTTGCAGAAGCTGCTCGCGGCCTCGATCGACGACCTGCAAGCGGTGGACGGCGTAGGCGAGAACCGCGCCCGAACCGTTCGCGAAGGCCTGTCGCGACTGGCCGAGTCCAGCATCCTCGAGCGCTACGTCTGACCGGAGCCGGGTCAGCCCATCCGGACGCTTTACGTCCGTAACACCACCCGCCCCAATCCCGCCTGCGTCCGCCACAACCGCGCGGGATCTCTTACACCTGTATCAACAAAAGCGGACGCCTTACGTCCGTAACACCACGCGCAGGTACCCCGCCCCGCAACCCCCCGCAACCCCCCGCAAACCGCCGCAACCGCAGCAACCGCAGCAACCGAGCGGGATCTCTCACACCTATAACAGCAAAGGCGGACGCCTTACGTCCGTAACACCACGCCCGGGGCCAGCGCTTGTTACGAAAGTGGCTGGAGCGACGCAGTCGCGTCTCGGCATCGCTGACGAGCAGGCCGCCCCAGGTACTCCTAGGTAGGCTCTCCGGTCCCCCCAAGTGACTCCCCCGTGACGGCAAATGATCATGTTTACATGATCATTTGCCGCTCTACGTGGGATACACCCCGCGTAAGGCACCCACACGCCAGGTAAAGCGGCATCGGTGCCCGTCCGCCAGCACCACCGACTTACCCAAGAGGTCCTAGGCGAAGTAGGCGGCCACCTCGGGGTCTGCCGCTGGCACTCGTACCGGCGTGGAGCCCGCACGCAAGGACTCGGCGCCAGCGACACCCGTTGCTACCGAGTAGCGCGCGGCGACCGGCGAGGTGTCCGTTGCTCCACCCTCGCGGACGTACCGCAGGAACTCGCCCACGATCTCCGGGTCCGCTCCGCCGTGCCCACCTTCGCCCGGGCGCACTTCGTACGTCTGGTCGCCGGCCTCCTGCCAGCCGTGATGCCGCTTGTTCCAGATGCGGATGGTCGTGCCCGGCTCGCCGTTCCCGAAGTTCTCGATCCGCCCCTCGGTCCCGATCACCGTGTAGTTCCGCCAGTAGTCCGGCGTGTAGTGGCACTGCTGGTACGACGCCAGCACCCCGTTGGACAGGCGCATCAGCATCATCGACACGTCTTCCATGTCCATCTTCGGGTTCAGCCCGGTCAGTGACAGTGGCGGCCAGCGGGTCAGCCGCTCTTCGTCCGATCCGTGCCACCACGGGTCGGCGTCGCCCTTGTCTTGCGTCTGGTCGTAGAGCGTCAGCGCACCCATCGCGGTCACTTCGGTCGTGTACGCCGAGCACAGCCAGTGCAGCACGTCCAGGTCGTGGGCGCCCTTCTGCAGCAGCAGGCTCGTCCCGTACTTCTGCTCGACGTGCCAGTCCTGGAAGTAGAAGTCACCGCCGTGCCCGACGAAGTGGCGGCCCCACGCGACCTTCGGTTCGCCGATCGCTCCGGAGTCGATGAGCCGCTTCATCTCGCGTACGAACGGCATGTGCCGCATGTTGTGCCCGAGGTACAGCTTTCCGCCCGTCGTCTGCGCCGTACGCAACAGCCGGTCGCAGCCCTCGGTGGTGATCGCCATCGGCTTCTCGAGGTAGACGGGGAGGCCGGCCTCCAGCACAGCGACCGCGTGCTCCTCGTGCAGCCAGTCCGGGCTGATCACGAACACCGCGTCGAGCTCGGACTTCAGGAACGCCGCCAGATCGGTATGCACAGCAGCCGATTCGCCGTACGCCTCGCGGAACCGCTCCCCCGACGTCGGTTCCGGGTCGTACAGCGCCACGACCCGCGAGCCCCCGCCAGGCTTGTGCGCGTGGCGCGACAACGTTCCGCGCAGGCCGTAGCCGATCACGCCAATCTGGAGGTCGGACACCACTTACTCCCTTACGCCCTCGAGCACCGAACGGCCGTCCAGTTCCCAGCGCTCGTCGATGGCGACACCGAGGTGGGACAGCATCGTGGGAGCGATGTCGACCAGCTCGATCCGCGCCTCGGCGGCAACGCTGGCGCCGTACGTCAGCACGAACGTACTGCGCTCGTCGTCGCTCTGTCCGCCATGCCCGCCAACCGGGGTGTGGCCGTGATCGGTCGTGATCACCACCAGCCACTCCTCGTCCGCGTACTCGGGTCGCGCCTCCACCGCCGCGATCACCCGCGCCACATTGGCGTCCGCGCTCTCGACCGCGGCCGCGTACTCCGCCGACGCCGCCCCGCTCGCGTGCCCGACCTCGTCCACCTGGCCGAGGTAGACGAACGCCAGGTCCACGTCGCCCGCCAGCAGCGGCGTAGCTCGATCGACCGCGGCACGGTCGGCCTCGGCCCAGTCGACCGCCTCGGAGAAGTCGTGCCGCACCGAAACTTCGTCCGAAATGACAGTGGAAGTTATCGGCTTCCACGCCGCGACCACGAACGTGGTGAGGCCTTCGCGCGTCGCCCTTGTCAGCAGGTCCGGGTAGGACGACAGCCGATGGTCGACGAAGTCGTTGTCCTGCACCCCGTGCTTCTCGGGCCAAGTTCCGGTAACGATCGTCGACCACCCCGGTCCCGAGACGGTCTTGGTCGTGCCGTCCGGGTAGATCCGCGACTCGGCGAACACCGCCGTCGAAGCCAACCGCTGCAGGGTCGGCGCCGCAACTGAGGCGACTTTCCGGAACAACAGCCCGTCGATACCGATAAGGAGAGCTTTGCGCGCAGTCACGAGGAGAGACGGTAGCGGCCCGGTCGCGCCCCGCGCGAGGGTGAGAGTGGAGATGGCGGCCCGGTCCGGTGGGTGAAGTGGGGGCAGCGACGATGGCGGACGCCCGAGGCAGTGGCGCGAGCACGCCGAAGCGAGTGGTGACGGGAGCGCCGGATCGGCTGCAAGGGATGGCTGCGTGGGGTGGCGAGACGCCCTGCGACGGCGAATGGCGAGACGCCCTGCGACGGCGAATGGCGAGACGCCCTGCGACGGCGAATGGCGAGACGCCCTGCGACGGCGAATGGCGAGACGCCCTGCGACGGCGAATGGCGAGACGCCCTGCGACGGCGAATGGCGAGACGCCCTGCGACGGCGAATGGCGAGACGCATAAGGCAAGGCGCGAGCACCGCCCGACCCCTCCGGGCGGAGTTTCGTCGTGTCCAGCGACTTGCTCGCCGGCGCGTCGCTGCCGGTGGCTGCGGCGCGGCGATGTTTCGCCCAACGGTGCGCGATGGCGCGGCACCACAGGCGGCATGGCGGCGCGGGTCGCACGGGTCGCGCGCCTGCTCGTCCGAGCAGCACCCCGGGAGTTGTTGGACAGATGTCGGGATAGAGGCCGAGATCTGTCCAACAGCTCTCCGTGCCACGCTCGAATTCGATCAGTTGCACGCGCTGCGAGTGGGATGGCCGACCAGGCAGGGCAGGGTGGGTGACGTGGGTGCGCGTCCGCCTGGTCCGGTCGGTGAAGTCGGCACCGCCGCCCGGCCCAGTGGGTGAAGTGGGTGGCGGACGCACGAGGCAGCACGCGGACACGGCATCGCCGCACGGGATGGCGAGAGCGAGGCGGCGAGGCCGAGGCGGCGAGGCCGAGGCGGCGAGGCCGAGGCGGCGAGGCGGCGAGGCGGCGAGGCGGCGAGAGGGCGAGGTGGACCGCCGCGAGGCGGCGAGGCGGCGAGAGGGCGACGTGGACCGCCGCGAGGCGGCGAGGCGGCGAGAGGGCGACGTGGACCGCCGCGAGGCGGCGAGGCGGCGAGAGGGCGAGGTGGACCGCCGCGAGGGCGACTGAGGGAAGCGGCGGGGAGCGCCCGAACGGGGTGGAGGGGAGGGGCCCTCCGCGAGGGTCAAGAGGTGGACACGCGAGGCAGCGAGCGGTGCGCGCTGCGAGTGGCGGATGTGTGAGGCAGGGCGCGAGCGCGGAGAGCGGCGGGGTGGGCGAGGTGTTCCTGTCCCGGCCGGGTGGTGGGTGGTTAGCGGAGGGGGGCGGCGCTTTCGCGGATGAGGAGCTCGGTGGCTAGCTCTATGCGCGGGTTCTCTACTTCTTCTCCTCTGGTCATGCGCAGCACCGTGCGGGCGGCGAGGCCGCCCATTTCGGCCAGGGGTTGGCGGACTGTGGTCAGGGGTGGGGAGAACCAGCGGGCTTCCGGAAGGTCGTCGAAACCCACCACGCTCAGGTCGTCCGGCACCCGCAGTCCCCGCTTGCGCACCGCCTCGTACACCCCGAAGGCCATCTGGTCGCTCGCCGCGAAGATCGCCGTCGGCGGCGCGGGCAAATCGATCAGCACGGACGCCCCCACGAAGCCCGACTCGTGGTAGAAGTTCCCCGGCCGCACGAGCTCATCCGCCATCTCGATCCCCGCCGACTCCAGCCCCGCGCGGTAGCCATCCAGCCGCGCTCGGCTGCACCGGAGCTGCGGCGGCCCGGCGATGAAGCCGATTCGCCTGTGTCCCAACGAGATCAGGTGCTCAGTCGCCGCCAGGCCGCCGGCCCAGTTCGTCGCCCCGACGGTGGGTGCGTCCAGCGTGGGCACGCCCGCGGGGTCGACCACGACCATGGGGATGGACAGCCGCCGAAGCTCTTCCTGCAAAGGCGAATCCAGCGTCGACGTCACCAGGATCACGCCGTCCGAGGCTCGTTCGCGCAGGTTGCGCATCCACTGCCGGGCCGAAGCGCTGCGCCGGTGGATCGCCGACACCACGACCCCGACGTACTCCGAGTGCGCGACGTCCTCGACCCCGCGCAGGATCTCCACCGCCCACGGGCTGTCCAGGTCGTTGAACACCAGGTCGATCAGCGATGCCTTCTCCTGCGTCCGAGCGACCCGACGCTTGTACCCATGAACGCGCAGCAGGTGCTCGACCCGGTTCCGCGTCGCCGGCGACACGTCCGACCGGCCGTTCAGGACCCGGGACACGGTCGGTACGGAGACGCCAGCCTCCCGCGCGATGGCCGAGATCGTGACCCTCGGCTGTTGCTCAACGGTCACTAGGCACCCTCCAGATCCCAGGTGGTGAGCCGCCCGCACATCCCCCACGTCGGCACCGGCGACGACTGGTCGGCTGTGAGCACCGCCGACTCGGCCAAATGATCAGCACGCCCAGAGGCCAACAGGGACAGGTGGTCCGCGGTCCGCTCGGCCGACCCGAGCACGCGCTCGTGCCACAACGCCTGCCACCCGATCGCCTTGCCCTGAACGAGAAGCGCCGCCGCCTCATACAAAGGCGTCAGCGCCGACGGACCCTCCGTCTGAACGGACGTACGCAGCGCGAGGTAGCCCTCGATCGCGAGGTCCCGCCGGCGCCGGGCGGCGACGACGTGCGGATCGTCCGACTGCGGACCGGCCTCCAGATCGGCGAGCCCCGGCAACGAGGCCGCCGACGCGTACGCCGACGCGCTCGCCAACACCACAGGCGGGAACGTCAGCACCGCGTCCCCAGCCTCGGGCAGCCCCGCGTTCTGCATCACGACCAGGATCTCCAGCTCCGGCGACGCGGCGACCAACCGATGCACGGTGCCGGGTGTGAACCACAGCAGCGTTCCCGGCTCGAGCGGATGCTCGACGTACCCCGCTC is part of the Tenggerimyces flavus genome and encodes:
- the disA gene encoding DNA integrity scanning diadenylate cyclase DisA, with the translated sequence MAASDKSPDARLRATLAAIAPGTPLRDGLERVLRGRTGALLVLGYDKVVESVSTGGFALDVEFSATGLRELAKMDGAIIVDRDCTRILRAGVHLMPDPSIPTVETGTRHRTAERIAKQTGFPVVSVSQSMRIIGLYVDDIRYTLEDTGQILSRANQALATLERYKLRLDEVSGTLSALEIEDLVTIRDVSAVAQRLEMVRRIANEIQGYVVELGVDGRLLSLQLDELVAGVEPERELVSRDYLPHVASRRHRTVEDALTDLDALSPADLLDLGAVARALGHGSDALDAAVSPRGYRLLAKVPRLPGTVIDRLVDHFGSLQKLLAASIDDLQAVDGVGENRARTVREGLSRLAESSILERYV
- a CDS encoding Gfo/Idh/MocA family protein; translated protein: MSDLQIGVIGYGLRGTLSRHAHKPGGGSRVVALYDPEPTSGERFREAYGESAAVHTDLAAFLKSELDAVFVISPDWLHEEHAVAVLEAGLPVYLEKPMAITTEGCDRLLRTAQTTGGKLYLGHNMRHMPFVREMKRLIDSGAIGEPKVAWGRHFVGHGGDFYFQDWHVEQKYGTSLLLQKGAHDLDVLHWLCSAYTTEVTAMGALTLYDQTQDKGDADPWWHGSDEERLTRWPPLSLTGLNPKMDMEDVSMMLMRLSNGVLASYQQCHYTPDYWRNYTVIGTEGRIENFGNGEPGTTIRIWNKRHHGWQEAGDQTYEVRPGEGGHGGADPEIVGEFLRYVREGGATDTSPVAARYSVATGVAGAESLRAGSTPVRVPAADPEVAAYFA
- a CDS encoding alkaline phosphatase family protein, translating into MTARKALLIGIDGLLFRKVASVAAPTLQRLASTAVFAESRIYPDGTTKTVSGPGWSTIVTGTWPEKHGVQDNDFVDHRLSSYPDLLTRATREGLTTFVVAAWKPITSTVISDEVSVRHDFSEAVDWAEADRAAVDRATPLLAGDVDLAFVYLGQVDEVGHASGAASAEYAAAVESADANVARVIAAVEARPEYADEEWLVVITTDHGHTPVGGHGGQSDDERSTFVLTYGASVAAEARIELVDIAPTMLSHLGVAIDERWELDGRSVLEGVRE
- a CDS encoding LacI family DNA-binding transcriptional regulator, which gives rise to MTVEQQPRVTISAIAREAGVSVPTVSRVLNGRSDVSPATRNRVEHLLRVHGYKRRVARTQEKASLIDLVFNDLDSPWAVEILRGVEDVAHSEYVGVVVSAIHRRSASARQWMRNLRERASDGVILVTSTLDSPLQEELRRLSIPMVVVDPAGVPTLDAPTVGATNWAGGLAATEHLISLGHRRIGFIAGPPQLRCSRARLDGYRAGLESAGIEMADELVRPGNFYHESGFVGASVLIDLPAPPTAIFAASDQMAFGVYEAVRKRGLRVPDDLSVVGFDDLPEARWFSPPLTTVRQPLAEMGGLAARTVLRMTRGEEVENPRIELATELLIRESAAPLR
- a CDS encoding cupin domain-containing protein, whose amino-acid sequence is MTETTTTRTWFPGGTAVTQLRVYDWPAADGLRGGSPHLHTASTEGYVVLRGAGTLETLSGAGYVEHPLEPGTLLWFTPGTVHRLVAASPELEILVVMQNAGLPEAGDAVLTFPPVVLASASAYASAASLPGLADLEAGPQSDDPHVVAARRRRDLAIEGYLALRTSVQTEGPSALTPLYEAAALLVQGKAIGWQALWHERVLGSAERTADHLSLLASGRADHLAESAVLTADQSSPVPTWGMCGRLTTWDLEGA